CAATTCCCATGGCCGGTTGCAGTGCCGCAGCATCTCCGGATCGTGATTAAATTCAAGAATAAGCATATTCGAATCGCACAGGCGCTGTTTGACCAGCTTCGTTGGATAACCCATATCCAGCGCGATTCCAATCCGGCGCGAAGAATTGTGAATGCAGACGCCCACGGGATCGGCGGCGTCATGCAGAACGGGATACGTCTGGAACCCGAGGCCGCCGACTTCGATCAGATCTCCTGTCTTGAATAGTTCGGCGCTCGGAATCTCGCCGACAATCGAACACGCGCCCGCACGAGTGCCGCGATTCAGGTAGATCGGAATCCCGTAGCGCCGCGAAAGCACGCCCACGCCGCGGACGTGGTCCAGATGCTCGTGAGTGACGAAGACAGCCGCGATCTTTGCGGGGCTTTCCCCCGCGATTGCGAGGCGGCGCTCGAGTTCACGACAGCTCAAACCGGCGTCAATCAAAATATTTGCGGCCCCCGAACAGATGAGAATCGAGTTGCCGCCGCTCCCGCTGGCAAGAACACGAACTGTAAGCGAATGATTTGGAGAAGCTGCGTCCATAACTAAAGGTAAAGGGTTCCGGCTGCCGCACCACAAGATTTAGGGCGAGTATACCAGCCGAAAAAGGCACTTGTCAATTGACAAACGTATGAAGTTGAGATACAATTGTGTGAGAAAATCAAGGAGAGAAAGGGGTAAAATACAGGTCAATGGCACTGCACCAGACCCTCGTACAGGGGACAGTACAGCAGATGATACTGACCCCGAAGATGCAGCAGGCGATTGAGATCCTTCAATTGTCAACACTCGAGCTGGAAAAGTATATCCAGCAACAGCTTACAGAAAATTTCCTCCTTGAAGAAGAGCCTACTCAGACCCAGGAAGTTGAACTGCCGTCCGAAATCCCTTCGTTTACCAGCCACACAGCAGCGCCCGCGGAGAGCATGGATGAAGAGCGCGAGCGTCAGGACAAGGAAAGCGCGCGCGACGTCGACAAAGAGCTCGAGACGCTCATGGCGTCCTATAACGACTACTACTACGAAGGGCGCGATCTGAGCTTTTCCGACGAAGACGGTAAACGAGGGTTTATCGAAAATACCGCCGCCGAAGCCGAATCCATGCATACCAATCTTCTGCGGCAGCTCTCTTTGAGCACGAATAACCCGACCGACTACAAGATCGGAGAATGGATAATCAGCGAGATCGATTCGCGCGGTTACTTCTCGGCTACGGTCGAGGCCGGCGCTGAAAAACTGGGCGCGCCGCCGGAAGAGATCGAGCGCGTTCTCAAGATCATCCACACGTTCACGCCCGTCGGCATCGGCGCCCGCAATTTGCGCGAATGCCTCCTGATTCAGATTGCGGCGTCGCATCCGGACAAGCCGATGCTCAAGAAGATCGTCGAGGACCACCTCGAGCAGCTTGCGAAAAAACAGTTCCCGAAGATCGCGCAGGCGCTGAAAATCTCCGTTCAGGAAGTGCAGGACCTGGCGGCCATCATTTCATCGCTCGAGCCGCTGCCCGGCAGAAGCTTCGGCAACCGGGAAGTCATCTATATCGTGCCCGATGTCGTCGTCAAGAAAGTTGATAACGATTACGTTGTCTACATCAACGATGACGGCATGCCGAAACTGCGGATCAGCTCGTTCTACCGCAAGCTCCTGAAGGGATACACCGATAATCCGGAAACGAAGGAATACGTCCGCGACAAGCTGCGGGCCGCGCAGTGGCTGGTGAAAAACATCCAGCAGCGCAAAGAGACGATCCAGAAAGTGGCCGAGAACATCGTGCAGGTGCAGCGCGATTTCTTTGATCGCGGTGTCGCGCATCTCAAGCCGCTGACGCTCAAGGAAATCGCCGAACGCATCGGCATGCATGAGTCGACCGTCAGCCGCGTGACCACCAATAAATACATGGAATCTCCGCGCGGCATCTTCGAGCTGAAATACTTCTTCTCGTCCGGCATCGAAGGCTCCGACGGCGAATCGACCTCCTCGACCAGCGTGAAGGAAATGATTCGCCAGTTGATCGAGAACGAGAACAAGCGCAAGCCGCTGAGCGACCAGAAAATCACCGAACTCCTCAACCGGCGCGGCCTCAATATCGCGCGCCGCACCGCCGCCAAGTACCGCGAGGAACTCGGCATCCTCTCCTCCAAATACCGCAGAGAATATTAGGCCTCCACAAACCACTCCCTGCATCTCTTATCAAAGCCGGCTTCGCTTAAAGTGATTTTTCTTCAAGAGAATCCGAGGCCGGCCCAGGCCGAAACGAATGAGACGTACAGCAAGAGCCTCGGCACAAGAGCCATCGCTTGAAACCGGCTGATCAGGCGCTTATAATAAAATGAGTTGTTATCGTGATGCGTCACGTGACGCCGGCTTCTCAAGCTAAAGGCCCGCACCACTTTCTCTTGGAAGGATACTGAGAATTGAGGGTGGTGGAAACCTTGCCACTGATTTACAGATACGTTAATGCCTGATTCTCAGCCCTCCCGTCCGACAAACGTTCGCGAGCGGGCAAGCACCGTCGCGGGCAAAGAGGCGCTGGCCGATTTCCCGGCCCGGTCGCGCGCGATCTTTTCTCCCGCGGTTCTCAGCGCCGGTTGCATCCTCCTCTTTGCCGTTTCGAGCGCATACATCTTTCGCGGAGCGTGGAACCCGTTTAATACCCTTGACGGGGCCGACCTCGCCATTTTTTTCCCGAGCTTCGTGCGGAAATGGACACACGCGCTGTTTGTCCCGCGCTGGTTCCCTCACTACCTGGCAGGCATCCCCCAACAGTTCCAGTTCCTGTCGCACTCGCTCCCGTTGATGCTCGCAATTCCGCCGCACCGATTATACGCGTTCCAGTTCATGCTGGACACATTTCTGGCGGGCGCGTTCATGTTCGCCTTCCTGCGCGACCAGCACATCGGACGATTCGGCGCGCTGGTTGGCGGGCTCGCGTTTCAACTGAGTAACGGGTTCATCACGAGCGCGAGCCAGGGATTCGCGTGGAAATTCGACACCGTCTGCTGGGTCCCGCTCTTTCTGCTGTTCTTCAGCCGCCTGCTGGACGATAGCCGCCGAAAACTCACCGATGCGCTTTTTGCCGGCGCGGTTCTCGGCATCATGTTTCTCGGCGGAGAGATACAACTCGCCTATTACGTCTGCCTGTTTGCTTTCGCCTTCTTTGCGGCTCGTTCTATTCTATCCATCTTCGGCGAACAGGAAAACACAGGACTTATAGGTGGACTGAAATCCGCCGGCAGGCGATCCTTCTTAGCGGCGCTGGTTGTAATGATCAGCATCGCGTTCGCGGCCGAGATTTTCCACGGATATCTCACATATTCCAAGAACAACGAGAACGTCGGAGTTGCAAGCGAGGCCGATAACTGGCGGTTTGCCACCGAATTCTCATTCGCGCCGAAAGAGACGCTCTCGCTCGTTTTCGGCGGCGACATCTTTGGAGACGTTTATGCAGCCCGGGAATATGAAGGCCGGCAGGTTGTTCGTGAATCCGACGACTATCTCGGAATCGCAGTCCTCATGTTCGCGTTTGTCGGCTTGTTCTCGGACAGAAAGAACCGGGTTTTCTTTGCCGTCGCCGCAGGAGCGGCATTGCTGATCTCGTTCGGCAAATATTTTCCGCCGCCGTACCGGCTCGTGTACATGCTGCCGATCATGAAGGGATTTCGTAATCCGCACAAATGGCTTTTTATCACCTCCTTGTGCGTCTCAATCCTCGCAGGCATGGGGGCCGATTACTGGATGAGCGCGCCGGCATCAAAGAACAGGAAGCTCGTTGCGCTTGTCACCGCGTTTGCCGGGCTGATATGCCTGCTGCTTCTCGTGGGTGTTGCCGTAAACAGGAACCGAAACGAGATGCATCTGGCGGCTTTCGTGCGCCCGCTCGTGATTCTGGGAGTATCGGCGCTCGCTTGCCTGCTTATACGAATAAAAGAAATCAGCCGCTACCCCTTCGCGCGGGTTGCGCTAGCTGCCGTGATCTTGGCCGCGCTTGCAGGCGATCTTGCCGTTAACGCGCAGCCGTTTATTTCCTATTATGATCCTCGCGCCCATTACATCGAGGATAAACTGGTTCAGTGGATGAACTCGCAGCCGGGACCGTTCCGCGTGAAGCTGTGGAGCGAGAGCCACTACCTGAAGAACGTCGTGACGAAGGTGCTGCCGTACCACGAGATCGATGCGGTCGACGTCATCATGTCGAGGCGTCCCAAACGATACACGGACGTTTTCCAGGCCCTTCGCGACCGGCGACTCTCGCTCGAGCGCTTTTTCGAGGTAATGAACGTAAAGTACATCTTGTCGCCCGCGCCAATACCGCCGACGGCCGTCCCCTTGCGGCCCGCCGGCTTCTTTGGATCGGGCGCGAGCACGGAATCGAGGACTTGTTACGCGTACGAGTTCGAGAATTTTCTGCCGCGAGCGTACGCTGTCGAGCGGTATGAGGTGCGCGAGGAGAATAACGTAATTGATGCGCTGAATGCTGCGGATTTCGATGCGCGCGAGACGGTTGTTCTCGAGAAACAGCCCACGCTCCCGAGTGAGCCCGCAGCGGACGTTTTTTCGTGGAGTGTGGATGAGCTTTCGCGTTCTCCACATAGAGTCGAGCTCCGCGCCCAATTGTCGAAACCCGCGATCGTAGTGATGAACGATTTCTTTGATGAACGGTGGCGCGCCCAGGTCGACGGGCAACAGGCGGAAATCCTGAGGGCAAATTATCTGATGCGGGCCGTTGTCGTGCCGGAAGGCACGCATACTGTTACCTTCGCCTATGCGCCTCGCTCCTGGCCGTTCGCGCTCACTCTGGCGGGATGGTGTGGCGTCATACTCCTTGCTGCATGGGTCGGTGTTACCGGCGTGACAAAAACAAAGAGAGCATACCCCGACGCGGCAGGTTGACAAATGAAATTATTTCTCGCGTGGCTCGCGCCGAAATCATTCAATGATGGTCTGGCCGAATGCAACCGGCTCGGCAAGCGACTCGTCACGCGTACCGGCGTCGAGAAATTCCTGGATATCGGCTGCGGCGACGGGAAGCTGACCCTCGAATTTGCGGAGGTCATCCGCCCCAAGGAGATGTTCGGAATCGAATACGTGGATGAATACCGCGCAGCGGCGGAGGCGAAGGGAATTGTCTGCAGCAAATTCGACTTGAATGCGCCGTGGGAGTATCCCGATGAATCTTTCGATTTCATCCTCTCCAGTCAGACGATAGAACACCTGCATAATACGCGCCTCAACCTGGAGGAATGCTACCGATGTCTCAAGAGGGGCGGTCAGATCATCGTCCTGACTGAGAACCTCGCCTCCTGGATCAATATCGGCGCGCTCCTGTTCGGTTGGCAGCCGTTCTCGACCACCAATATCAACGGGTGGAGCCTCGGAAATCCGCTCATCTGGCACAAGGGCGAAATCAAGGACGCGCGTTTGTTCGAGAAATATCAGGCGACAGGCGTTAGCGGGACCGTCGGGCACGTGCGGGTTCTGTCGTATAAGGGGCTGCATGATGTGCTGGCGAAGACCGGCTTCAGCCGGGTGAAGGTGTATTCAAGAGGATATCTGCCTCTTTGGGGATTTCCCTCCGGTGTCCTCTGCGCGATTGACAAGTGGCATGGCCATTTCCTTGTAGCAACCGGATACAAATGACCGGCTTCGACGGCCGCAACGGCGAGGCCGGCGGAACTTCCGCCCCTTGCAGAGCCTGTTTGCCACTGTTATAATTTAGCGATTCCTGTTGAAGATTTCCCAATCAATAATCCCGAACGGATAGCATGGCCGTCAAAACCTACCCGAAAGAAAAACTGCTCAAACTCTATCACGACCTGCTTCTGACGCGGCAGTTCGAGCAGCGATTGTCCATTCTGTACCGGCAAGGCAAGATCGTCGGCGGCCTGTATCTCTCCCGCGGACAGGAGGCGATCCCTGTCGCAACATGCCAGCACCTGCGGAAGGACGACTTCATCTCGCCGGTCCACCGCGACCTCGGCGCGTTTCTCGTCAAGGGGATGGATCCCGGCGTCCTGATGGCCCAGATTCTGGCGAAACAGACGGGGCCTTCCAAAGGGAAGGACTCGTTCCTCCACGCGGGCAGCAAAGAACTCGGCATCATCCCGCCGACCAGCATTCTTGCGTCAACAATTCCGATCGCGGCCGGCGTCGCCTTCGGCTTCAAGATACGCGGCGAGGACCGCGTCGCCGTCAGCTATTTCGGAGAGGGCGGCTCCAATCGCGGCGATTTCCATGAAGGCCTCAATTTCGCCGGCCTGCACAAGCCGCCGCTCGTCCTGATCTGCGAAAATAACAAGTATGCCTATTCCACGCCCGTCGAAAAGGAAATGGCCATCTGCTGCGTCGCCTATCGCGCCGAGTCCTACGGATTCGAAGGACTCATTGTCGATGGAAACGATGCGCTCGCGGTCTACGATACGATGGAGTACGCCGTGAACAAAGCCAGAGAGGGCGGCGGCCCGACTTTGATCGAGTGCATGACCTACCGCATCAGCGGACACTCCGAACACGACGAGGCGAAATATCAGCCGCCGGAAGAAAAAGAAATATGGAAGCGCCGCGACCCGATCGAAAATTTCAGGAAATACCTGACCGACCGCGGCCAGCTCGATGAATCCGAAGACCAGCGCATCCAGACGCAAATCGCGCAAACGCTCGATAAAGCCGTCGCATTCGCCGAACAAAGCCCGTATCCGCCTCCCGAAGACGCGCTCCGCCACGTCTTCGCCAACGAGGAGCCAAAATATGGGGACAGACACCATATTTAAATCGTTATTTTATTTTTTATACAAATGGTTGAAATATGGGGACAGAGACCGTATTTAAATCCTTATTTTATTGTTTTTATATATGGTTGAAGCGTAAAAGCCCGTTCCGCTGCCCGTGCCCGTTGAAGAAGCTCTGTTACCATATGGATATTACTATTAATAACAGTTTAAATATGGTGTCTGTCCCCATATTTTTAGGAGCGAGGTAAATGCCTGAGATCACGATGGTTGAGGCCGTGCGCCAAGCGATGAAGGAGGAGATGGAGCGCGACGAGACGGTCGTCGTGCTGGGAGAAGACGTCGGCGAGTACGGCGGCGCGTTCAAGGCGACCGAAGGGCTGTTCCAGCAGTTCGGCGAGTACCGCGTAATCGACACTCCCATCTCGGAATCGGTCATCGTGGGGGTCGCGCTCGGAATGGCGATCATCGGGTTTCGCCCG
This DNA window, taken from Candidatus Abyssobacteria bacterium SURF_5, encodes the following:
- a CDS encoding MBL fold metallo-hydrolase → MDAASPNHSLTVRVLASGSGGNSILICSGAANILIDAGLSCRELERRLAIAGESPAKIAAVFVTHEHLDHVRGVGVLSRRYGIPIYLNRGTRAGACSIVGEIPSAELFKTGDLIEVGGLGFQTYPVLHDAADPVGVCIHNSSRRIGIALDMGYPTKLVKQRLCDSNMLILEFNHDPEMLRHCNRPWELKQRILSKTGHMSNEAALALLGELVHDTLHTVVLAHISREANCADHALSLVDAHLKKMGRADIRIFAGDQDEVGLPIPV
- the rpoN gene encoding RNA polymerase sigma-54 factor; the encoded protein is MALHQTLVQGTVQQMILTPKMQQAIEILQLSTLELEKYIQQQLTENFLLEEEPTQTQEVELPSEIPSFTSHTAAPAESMDEERERQDKESARDVDKELETLMASYNDYYYEGRDLSFSDEDGKRGFIENTAAEAESMHTNLLRQLSLSTNNPTDYKIGEWIISEIDSRGYFSATVEAGAEKLGAPPEEIERVLKIIHTFTPVGIGARNLRECLLIQIAASHPDKPMLKKIVEDHLEQLAKKQFPKIAQALKISVQEVQDLAAIISSLEPLPGRSFGNREVIYIVPDVVVKKVDNDYVVYINDDGMPKLRISSFYRKLLKGYTDNPETKEYVRDKLRAAQWLVKNIQQRKETIQKVAENIVQVQRDFFDRGVAHLKPLTLKEIAERIGMHESTVSRVTTNKYMESPRGIFELKYFFSSGIEGSDGESTSSTSVKEMIRQLIENENKRKPLSDQKITELLNRRGLNIARRTAAKYREELGILSSKYRREY
- a CDS encoding class I SAM-dependent methyltransferase; protein product: MKLFLAWLAPKSFNDGLAECNRLGKRLVTRTGVEKFLDIGCGDGKLTLEFAEVIRPKEMFGIEYVDEYRAAAEAKGIVCSKFDLNAPWEYPDESFDFILSSQTIEHLHNTRLNLEECYRCLKRGGQIIVLTENLASWINIGALLFGWQPFSTTNINGWSLGNPLIWHKGEIKDARLFEKYQATGVSGTVGHVRVLSYKGLHDVLAKTGFSRVKVYSRGYLPLWGFPSGVLCAIDKWHGHFLVATGYK
- a CDS encoding thiamine pyrophosphate-dependent dehydrogenase E1 component subunit alpha → MAVKTYPKEKLLKLYHDLLLTRQFEQRLSILYRQGKIVGGLYLSRGQEAIPVATCQHLRKDDFISPVHRDLGAFLVKGMDPGVLMAQILAKQTGPSKGKDSFLHAGSKELGIIPPTSILASTIPIAAGVAFGFKIRGEDRVAVSYFGEGGSNRGDFHEGLNFAGLHKPPLVLICENNKYAYSTPVEKEMAICCVAYRAESYGFEGLIVDGNDALAVYDTMEYAVNKAREGGGPTLIECMTYRISGHSEHDEAKYQPPEEKEIWKRRDPIENFRKYLTDRGQLDESEDQRIQTQIAQTLDKAVAFAEQSPYPPPEDALRHVFANEEPKYGDRHHI